Proteins from a single region of Ensifer adhaerens:
- a CDS encoding SixA phosphatase family protein: MSDDLSVQSYCLMLLRHAKSAWPDGVADINRPLGERGRKAAPLMGKYMARHKLVPDRALVSTAKRAQETWQLVAAALSTEVAVENTRAIYEVGAPQILSVLRATDPAVRTLLIVGHNPGMEDLAHELVGSGDADLRMRMADKFPTAALAVLEFEAAGWRELMPGSAKLARFATPRSLD; this comes from the coding sequence ATGAGCGACGATCTGTCTGTGCAAAGCTACTGCCTGATGCTGTTGCGCCATGCCAAATCCGCCTGGCCGGACGGCGTCGCCGACATCAATCGTCCGCTCGGCGAGCGTGGTCGCAAGGCGGCGCCGCTGATGGGAAAGTACATGGCGCGGCATAAGCTCGTGCCGGATCGCGCGCTTGTGTCAACCGCCAAGCGTGCGCAGGAGACCTGGCAATTGGTGGCGGCTGCCCTTTCGACCGAGGTCGCGGTCGAGAATACCCGCGCGATTTATGAGGTGGGAGCCCCGCAGATCCTGAGCGTTCTGCGCGCGACGGATCCGGCTGTCAGGACATTGCTTATCGTCGGCCATAATCCCGGCATGGAAGATCTGGCGCACGAACTCGTCGGATCCGGCGATGCGGATCTGCGCATGCGCATGGCGGACAAGTTTCCGACGGCCGCCCTTGCTGTTCTCGAATTCGAAGCCGCGGGTTGGCGCGAGCTTATGCCGGGCAGCGCCAAACTCGCGCGTTTTGCGACCCCGCGCTCGCTCGACTGA